The following coding sequences lie in one Rutidosis leptorrhynchoides isolate AG116_Rl617_1_P2 chromosome 4, CSIRO_AGI_Rlap_v1, whole genome shotgun sequence genomic window:
- the LOC139840644 gene encoding uncharacterized protein, with product MVVHLFEGRDIEKIMKRQRKKVDEGPRFRKLAEMQETMTNLGKSGGVYIPPFKLSRLMSELQDKSSMEYQRMTWDTLRKSINGLVNKVNATNIKNIIPELFSENLIRGRGLFCRSCMKSQMASPGFTNVFAALVAVVNTKFPEVGGLLLRRIILQLQRAYKRNDKHQLVAAVKFIAHLVNQQVVYELIALELLTTLLENPTDDSVEVAVGFVTECGSILQDLSPKGLHGVFERFRGILHEGGIDKRVQFLIEGLFALRKAKFQGYPAVHPDLDLVNLEDQLTHEVSLLDKFDPEITLDIFKLDPNFIENKKRYEDVKKTILGDESSEDEENGGEESDDEESSQEEEEDEEQMTIRDETETNLVNLRRTIYLTIMNSVDFEEAGHKLLKIKLEPGQEMELCIMLFECCSQERTYLRYYGLLGQRFCMINKIHQENFEKCFVQQYSMIHRLETNKLRNVAKFFAHLLGTDALPWHVLAYIRLTEEDTTSSSRIFIKILFQELSEHLGIRVLNERLSDPTMQADFESLFPRDNPKNTRFSINFFTSIGLGGITENLREYLKNMPRLIMQQKPASEPDHSDSSSSGSDSSSSDESDSDAERSDSESDHKSSKRRRR from the exons ATGGTTGTTCACTTGTTTGAGGGCAGGGACATTGAAAAAATAATGAAACGGCAAAGGAAGAAAGTAGATGAAGGTCCAAGGTTCAGAAAGTTGGCTGAAATGCAAGAAACAATGACTAATTTAGGAAAGAGTGGAGGGGTTTATATACCACCGTTTAAGTTATCTCGTTTGATGAGCGAACTTCAAGATAAAAGCAGCATGGAATATCAAAGGATGACATGGGACACATTAAGGAAGAGTATAAATGGGTTAGTCAACAAGGTCAATGCCACAAATATCAAGAACATTATCCCAGAATTGTTTTCTGAGAATTTAATTAGAGGAAGAGGTCTATTTTGTCGATCTTGTATGAAGTCACAAATGGCCTCTCCTGGTTTTACGAACGTTTTTGCAGCGCTCGTTGCTGTAGTTAATACGAAGTTCCCTGAAGTGGGAGGCCTTTTGCTGAGAAGGATTATTCTACAACTACAAAGAGCTTATAAGCGAAATGACAAG CATCAATTGGTAGCTGCAGTGAAGTTTATCGCCCATTTGGTGAACCAGCAGGTAGTTTATGAGTTAATTGCTCTTGAACTATTGACAACTCTTTTAGAGAATCCAACCGATGATAGTGTGGAAGTTGCGGTTGGTTTTGTGACCGAATGTGGCTCAATACTTCAAGATCTGTCTCCCAAAGGCTTGCATG GTGTTTTTGAGCGTTTTCGTGGGATTCTTCACGAGGGAGGAATCGACAAAAGGGTGCAGTTTTTGATTGAAGGTCTCTTTGCGCTAAGAAAGGCCAAGTTCCAG GGATATCCGGCTGTTCATCCGGATTTGGATCTCGTTAACCTAGAAGACCAGTTAACCCACGAAGTTTCTCTTCTTGATAAGTTCGATCCAGAGATTACCCTAG ATATTTTCAAGTTGGATCCTAATTTCATTGAGAACAAAAAGCGGTATGAAGATGTGAAGAAAACCATTCTCGGTGATGAATCTTCAGAAGATGAAGAAAATGGTGGTGAGGAATCTGATGACGAGGAGTcatcgcaagaagaagaagaagacgagGAGCAAATGACGATCCGAGATGAAACGGAAACAAATCTTGTTAATCTCAGGCGGACCATATACCTGACGATTATGAATAGTGTTGATTTTGAAGAAGCTGGTCATAAGCTTTTGAAAATTAAACTGGAGCCAGGACAAGAG ATGGAATTGTGCATTATGTTATTTGAATGCTGCAGTCAAGAGAGAACTTACCTTCGTTACTATGGGCTTTTGGGTCAGCGTTTTTGTATGATCAATAAAATACACCAAGAAAATTTCGAAAAGTGCTTTGTTCAACAGTATTCAATGATACATCGGCTTGAAACGAATAAGTTGCGGAACGTTGCGAAGTTTTTTGCCCATCTTCTTGGGACCGATGCTTTGCCTTGGCATGTTTTGGCATACATTCGACTAACTGAAGAAGATACAACGTCCTCTTCACGAATCTTTATTAAGATTCTTTTTCAG GAGCTGTCCGAACATCTTGGAATTCGTGTCTTGAACGAACGCCTCAGTGATCCCACAATGCAGGCTGATTTTGAATCTCTTTTCCCACGGGACAATCCGAAAAACACACGGTTTTCAATCAACTTCTTTACATCGATCGGGCTCGGAGGAATCACAGAAAACTTGAGAGAGTATTTGAAGAATATGCCTCGTCTTATCATGCAGCAAAAACCTGCCTCTGAACCAGACCATTCTGATTCTTCTAGTTCAGGATCCGACTCATCAAGCTCCGATGAAAGTGACAGTGACGCCGAACGTAGTGATAGTGAAAGTGATCACAAGAGCAGCAAACGCAGGAGGCGATAG